A window of Flammeovirga kamogawensis genomic DNA:
ATATCTTAGTAGTATTCGTAATAGTTTCATTAGCAATCATTGCTTTTGCTTCAGATAACTTAAATGTAGAAACTTTATCATTAACTAAATATGCAACATTTGTTCTTTCAAAAAGTGATACTTTAAGTAGCGTCTCAATTTGCTTGACAACTCCAACACATTTATCAATAGAGCATCCAGAAGCACTATGTGCATTTTCATCAACAGTAATAATAATGAATTGATTATACTGTACATCAAAACTTGCATTTAAATCACTACCATGTGCATTCCAAGATTCTATAAAAGGTAGAAGTGATTGTTTGATAAGACCAACTTCTTGATCGTTAAAAGCACGATTTGATTGATATATCCAAATTTTAGAATCGTCTGAA
This region includes:
- a CDS encoding ABC transporter ATPase → MYKSINSLSDDSKIWIYQSNRAFNDQEVGLIKQSLLPFIESWNAHGSDLNASFDVQYNQFIIITVDENAHSASGCSIDKCVGVVKQIETLLKVSLFERTNVAYLVNDKVSTFKLSEAKAMIANETITNTTKIFDNTIQSLGDYRKRWIIEADQSWLKRFFVTA